Within the Candidatus Atribacteria bacterium genome, the region CAACTATTATATCTTTTTATTTTCATTATTTTTCATCAACACCCGGCAAATGTCGGTAAGCGTTACTATCCCTGCTAATTTCCCCTTTCGTAAGACAGGAAGCCGCGGAATTTTATTTCTAATAAGTAGATCCGCTGCTAAAACTTCATTGTCATCTTCATCAACAGTAACCACATTTTTTCGCATAAATTCTTCAATCGGATGGTCGGAAAATTCTTTTAAGCTTTTCGATAATTGTATAAATTCAGAAAGAATAGAATTGCTGTTGATAATTCCAAGATAATTCGGTAGAGTAGCACTAATTATGTCGTGTAAAGAGATAAATCCGATCAGTTCTTGATTCTGGTTAACTACTGGGATTCCGCTAATTTTATGTCTGGATAATATTTCTATTAAATCTTTAAGCTTACAGGTGGCTAAAGCGCTGGTCACATCCCGGATCATAATATCTTTTATTTTCAATTCCTAATTTTCCTTTCTCTATTTCTATCTTTATAATTTCTTCAGTTTCACATATTGAAGACATCTTTCTACTTCTTCCCTTGAACTAAATTCCTCTTCTTCTCTTAGAGCGCTGGCCAATGCACAAGCCATAGAAAAGCTTATGGCTTGCTCAAAATTTTTTTCTTCTTCGGAGAGAGCAATGGCAAGTCCGGCAATCAAAGCATCACCTGCACCGATTAAATTTACGATCTGATGGTAGTTAGTCTCTGCAAACCATATTTTCTCCCGGGTAGCAATGATATCTTTCTCTTGTTCCAGAGATATTACAGCGATTTCTGCTCCTCTCTCTACCACTTCTTTTGCTGCCTTGACCGCACTTTTTTCCTGATTAATAGTAATTCCAAAAATGCGATTGACTTCTCGAAGGTCAGGTTTTGCTAAAAAAGGCTTTTTTTCTAATCCTTTGATAAATTGTTCTCCGGAAGTATTTAAAATAGTTTTTACTCCTCTTTCTTTGGCGATAGAAATTAAATCACCGTATATATTTATCGGAACACCTCGAGGCAAGCTTCCGGAAAGGGTAACGATACTACATTGGGACATAACTCTGTAAAAAATTGACATTAGCATCTCTAAGTCATATTCAGTAATTTTAGGCCCTGCTTCACTTAATAGGGTGTGCTCTCCGGTTTTTATATCTGAAATAATAGTATTGCTTCTTGTCTTCTCTTCAATATGCCAAAAATTAGTCGTTATACCCATCTCTCTTAATTCTTCTTCTATTACTCTCCCTCTGCCGCCTCCTAAAAATCCTATAGCGATAGTTTCCCTGCCACATCCCCTAATTGCTTTAGATACATTTATTCCTTTGCCACCGGAAGTTGTATGGGCATTTAAAACTTTGTTATAATGATTTATTTTTAAATCATTAACCTCTAAAATTACATCTAATGCGGGGTTTAAGGTAACAGTACCTATCATATCTTATCCCTTCCTTTTGCCTATGGTATTTTTTCTGATATCCTTAAAATTATAGCTTACTTAGTTTCATTTATCAATCTTTATATACAGTGTCAAGTATCCAGTATAGAGTATTGCGTATTGCATTAGAAAAATAGCATCATAGATAGAAGTTATAAAAAATTAAGAAAACGAAAAACTAAAACCATAATTTAAAATTCAAAACTTGTTTTAATATCGTTTTTTTTGTGTAGGGGGCAGATTCATCCGCCCCTGATTTTTTACGGTTTTGATTAACTAAACCCCTGCTTTTTCCCTTTTTTTTCTTTACCTATATCCGATACTCAACGCTTAATAATCGATACTATTTCATAAATGATTGAAATAATTTAATTAAAATAATTCCGCTAATAAAACCACC harbors:
- a CDS encoding CBS domain-containing protein, which produces MKIKDIMIRDVTSALATCKLKDLIEILSRHKISGIPVVNQNQELIGFISLHDIISATLPNYLGIINSNSILSEFIQLSKSLKEFSDHPIEEFMRKNVVTVDEDDNEVLAADLLIRNKIPRLPVLRKGKLAGIVTLTDICRVLMKNNENKKI
- a CDS encoding 1-phosphofructokinase family hexose kinase, giving the protein MIGTVTLNPALDVILEVNDLKINHYNKVLNAHTTSGGKGINVSKAIRGCGRETIAIGFLGGGRGRVIEEELREMGITTNFWHIEEKTRSNTIISDIKTGEHTLLSEAGPKITEYDLEMLMSIFYRVMSQCSIVTLSGSLPRGVPINIYGDLISIAKERGVKTILNTSGEQFIKGLEKKPFLAKPDLREVNRIFGITINQEKSAVKAAKEVVERGAEIAVISLEQEKDIIATREKIWFAETNYHQIVNLIGAGDALIAGLAIALSEEEKNFEQAISFSMACALASALREEEEFSSREEVERCLQYVKLKKL